In Nitrosomonas ureae, the sequence TGGGAATTGGACTACTGATAAGATCATATTTATCGCGCCTGAATCTTCTGTTTGTTGCGCGCATTTCAGCTGTAATCATTGTAGTGATCGCAATCATCGCCAGTATCAGCATTATAAGCAACAAAATCGGACTTGATCAGGCTATGACGGTCACTTTCTTCCCGATGATCATTTTGTCATGGACCATTGAGCGTATGTCGGTGTTATGGGAGGAAGATGGTCCCCGGGAAGTATTTATTCAGGGAAGCGGAAGCTTGTTGACAGCGGTGATCGCCTATTTATTTATGACTAACCGGACCGTTGAATATCTGTCTTTTAATTTTCCCGAATTGATGCTGGTTAATTTGGCTCTCATTCTGGTTCTGGGACAATATACCGGTTATCGTTTATCCGAGTTGTATCGTTTTCATTCATTGGAAAGACGCAATGTTTCTGGCAAGCGCTAGAAAACTCAGAAGCTTGGGCATTATCGGGATGAATCAAAGAAACTTCGGTTTGATCTCCCGCTACAATCCCCGCCATTTATATCCACTCGTTGACGATAAGCTCAAGACCAAGCTATTAGCGCAAAAAGCCGGCATTACAGTGCCCAAACTACTTGGCACTGTTCAATATCAGCATGATGTCAAATTACTGAAAGAATTACTGTGCCCACATGATCAGTTTGTTATCAAACCCGTTAAAGGAAGTGGCGGCAAAGGCATTTTGGTCATTATCGAGCATGATCATAATCTCTATTTTAAACCCAGCGGTGACTCGATTCAGTTAGTGGATATAGAAAGACATGTATCAAATATTCTAAGTGGCTTACATAGCCTGGGTGGCAAGCCCGATACCGTCATGATTGAATCATTGATACAGCTGGATCCGGTTTTTTCCGACTATAGTTACGAAGGTATTCCGGATATTCGTATTATTGTATTTCGGGGTTATCCCATTATGGCAATGCTACGGCTGACAACACATGTTTCGGACGGCAAAGCCAATTTGCATCAAGGTGCAGTAGGTGTCGGGATCGATGTAGGTTCAGGCAAAGCGCTGCATGCCGTGCAATATGGTAATACCATTTCACATCACCCGGACACTCGCAAGACATTTTCAGAATTAACTGTTCCTCATTGGGATAAACTATTGCAGCTTGCCGCTGCTTGTTATGAAATGACCGGCTTGGGGTATTTGGGTGCTGATCTGGTATTGGACAGGGATCGAGGCCTCATGATTATTGAACTCAATGCGCGCCCCGGACTGGCGATACAGGTAGCCAATTTCGCCGGCTTGGCGCCACGAGTTGCCGTAATCGAGGCACTTAAAATCATTGATCCCGATCCACAATTACGCGCTGCCTTCAGCAAAATTCACTTCGCCGTTGATGCAGATGCTCACCCTCTTCGTCACCTTCGCACACGCAGCGATGATCCTTGACTTCAAGAGACCTCATGTAAAATTAGACTTAGCGCCAATACGCATTCTAATCGTTTTTATTGACAATGACTTTGTTCCGCCCTCTTTGTTTTGCTTGATAAAGCGCAGCATCAGCTGCTTCGCTCAAGCTTGCAGCATCGGGAAAATGCGCAAGATCCGCTATACCACAACTAAAATTTACCGAGAATTCTTCATCATGACTCAAATGCAATAGCCGTGAGAAAACATTCCGTATCTCGTCAATCACTTTTGCTGCCGAGGTTGCATCAGTATCATTCATAATAATTGCAAATTCTTCGCCGCCGTAACGCCCGACAATATCCGTTTCTCGCAAGCGTTGCTTCAACAATCGCGCTAAGCTTTTGATTACGCGATCTCCCGCTGCATGACCATAACTGTCATTGATTTTCTTGAAGAAATCAATATCCACCATCGCAAATGATAACGAAGATTTCAGTCGACTGGAGCGTATTACTTCACGTGCCAATTCTTCCTTAATAGCGGTATGATTCAATAAGCCGGTCAATCCGTCATGGATCATTAAAGACCTTAAAAACCGCGATCGAGTTACGCGAGTTGTGACGGCTGAAATTAAATATGCAGGATCGATGGGCTTAACCAAAAAGTCATCCCCACTCAGACTCATAGCTTCCGGTTGCGTGTTGAAATCGTTCTCAGAAGAAAGGTAGACGATAGGCGTACTCAGAAAACCATCTATCTGCCGGATAATTCTTGCCAATTCCAAGCCATTGCATCCTGGCATATACAAATCCATCAGAATAATATCTGGATTAAAATCATTCAGCTTTTCCAATAACTGCATTGGCTCGGATACCGTTTTTACATGCATTTCAGCTTGCTCCAATATAGCAGCATGGTAAGCAAGCAGCGTTGGGCTATCATCCACAATTAATACGCGAAACGGTTCCTGAATTTGCGATGCAGTGATCAAATCCAGTTGATCAATTAATTCATTGGAGTTAATGGGTTTTGTGAAATATGCGACACTGCCGGCGCGTACTGCACCTAGCCGGTACGCCATATCATCATGAGCTGAAATAAATATCACCCGAATGGGTTGAGTGCGCCCTTTCTGAATTTGTTCCATGATTTGAATCCCGCCCATTTCATTCTCGGGAAATTCAATATCCATCAGGATAATCGCATGAGGGTTTTGTTCAACAGCGGCACGGAACTTATCGAGATGATTGTAAACCTCCACTTCATAACCATAATAACGTAATTGCAAAGCAAGTTCTTGCGCTGCCTCGAAATCATCTTCCACCACAAAAATCAGATTAGATGCAGGAATATCCGGAACAAGCACATGTTCATCAGCTGCTTTTGAAATAACTTCAATGGTTAATATGGATTCTTTTTCAGTCGCAATTTTTTTCAATTCAAGAATTTGCTGCAAAATTCGTGATGCTTGCAAAGTATCGGCCGATATATCTTTCTGCATCAGGCTCTTGAGAACTTGCTCCAATGCCCTTGCCTCTATGCTCAGCTCGGGATAGCCAAATGTTTTGCCGTTGCTGACCAGATTGTGCACAGAACGATGCAGCTCTTGAAGCACTTTGATATCCCATTCGATTTGTAACTTATCCCAGAGGGCTTCAATTTCATCCATTCTATCCGGAAGCTCGTGTGCAAATAATGCCAATAACAAGCGCATTCTCTCCCGGAATTCTCTGTGTTCTGTCGTGTTCATAGTTTTGTCTACCTAATGATATGAGATTTCAGCTATCAATTACTGTGGATGGAATTTCCCAATCCTGCCTGTTGTTGTCAAAACAAAGTTACCTAGATTCACTCCCCCACTTACTTAATTTACCTTAAGCAAGAAAATTTAATATTCAAATCTAACATATAAAAATCAATTACTAAATTAAATTAATTCCAAACTTTCTCATCATCATATACAAGCTTACAAATTCAACAAACAAAGTTACATAGAAATCTCTGTTATTAAAAGATAAAATCACTACATTCCAAGAGCTGATGCCTTGATCAAGTTATTTTGTAAATACCATTCATGCTGTCACACTTTAGCAGCTCAGATATATCTTCTAATAAAGAACAAGGTGTTATGTGATTACCTGAAATCTTGCTGGAGAATGCGTTGCAATTGATAAATCGCTAACAACACCCTGGCTTTTGTCGTATCTAAAATAGCCTCGCGAGTCACTCAGATTGATCCGGTTTACTTTGCCAACAGATGGAATCCGTAATTATCTTTTAATATTAATATCATATTAAGAATCATCCGCTCCGATCGCACGATCTTAAGAATTACTTTATTACTTGAAATCTAATCAACAGCCTCGATTTCTGAAACAACCGATCTGGATCCCAATCCATAAAAATTGGTGAAAAAAGCAAGCCGATCGCTATAGTGCACTTTAACAATGGCACCATTTTTTAATGCTGTAATAGCATAATCATATAAATCATGATCATCTATGACGAAATGGCGGAATTTGCTCCCGCCGGTACCCACTTGTATCGTCATGAAGTAGCTTCTATTAGTACCCTTGTTTTTAATCAAATTTGTTATTCTTCCGAACTCAACGCCGTGGGAAATCTCCCGATCCATAGTATAAATGTTACCAACAAAATGTTTTTGTTCCAGTGGCTGATCCTGAATAACCGGATAAACCTCCACTAATTCGTTTACAGAAGCGCAAGATAACAATGAATTATTTTTAGGTGTTTTAAATTCCAACACGACGTCATTACCAATGAGATTCTCAAGCTCCTCGTATCGATCTTTTTCAAAACAAAACTGCCATGGATTGGAAACCAGGTTAGGAGGTTGATTTCCAAGACTGATAAAAGTCATACTTTCATGCCCGAGCGAAATTTCCCCAACATAAGCTCTGGTTACATTATTATCACGACTTATTCTACTTAATTGACCGGAGGCGTAGCCTTCCGTGGTATGCAGTAGCGGTCCAGCAGCAACCCATTTCGGAGCAGAGATCAACATAAGCAATAGAAACATTACATTGATACTGAAATACTTAAATAATTTAGTCATGATTGTTACGCATTCTCGTGGTTTAAGTCGAGTTTTTATTGCACAAGTCCAATATACCCTTAAACAAGCTTTCAATGAGTTTTTCAATACAATTAGTTGATACAAGCCTATTCCTATCGATGCTAATCTATACAAATAAAGATAAATAAAAACTGAATAGACTGAGAAATCCACAATAAAAATTAAAACAGTTTGTTCAAAAACACCCAAAAACACACGTCGGGAAATATATGAGCCGCTATAAGATACATCGATCACACCGCACGGGATGGTTACGTGCCGCTGTTCTCGGCGCCAATGACGGTATTGTTTCAACAGCAAGTCTTATTATCGGTGTAGCATCGGCTCAAGCAATGCATGCGGATATTCTCATTGCGGGTGTTGCCGGCTTGGTTGCGGGTGCTATGTCCATGGCTGCCGGTGAATACGTATCGGTCAGCTCTCAATCAGATACAGAACAAGCGGATCTCGAGCTTGAAAAAGATTCTTTAAAAAATGACTTTGAATTTGAATTGAATGAACTGGCCAATATTTATGAAAAAAGAGGGTTGGAATCAGATCTAGCCTTACAGGTAGCAAAGCAGTTAATGGCACATGATGCATTAGGTGCGCATGCAAGAGATGAATTAGGTTTGGCGGAAAATGCGAGAGCTCGCCCCATTCAAGCTGCATTGTTCTCCGCGGGCGCATTTACTCTGGGTGCTGTATTACCATTATTGGTGGCATGGAATATGCCAGGAACTCAACTCATACCCATCGTCGCAGTATCATCACTTGCATTTTTGGCAATCTTGGGCAGTCTTGCCGCACACGCAGGCGGTGCAGCAATGTCTGTGGGTGCGATCAGAGTTACATTCTGGGGGGCGCTTGCAATGGGCCTGACTGCGACAGTCGGTAGATTATTGGGTGTAACTGTATGATTTATAAACCACGCATCATTGAAGATTAGTGCAGGCTTTATAAGCGGGGATGGTCTCCGACGATTTCCGCTGCAATAACCTGCAATGCCTGTTCAGGCATCAGCTTTGAGTCATCAACTTGCCAGCTCTTCCGGTTTAGAGGATGCTCAGGAAGCATCAATTTGCTTATTAAGCCCAATAAAAATCCGCTGATTATCCGCTTATGCAGGTTAATTGGTATCACCAAAGTTGCTTGCACCATGAATTGCCATTTGCTGCAAAAACAAAATAGCTTCACCCTTCGCATGGAAATCATCTTGCGTCATGACTCCAGGCGTATTAAGCCATGAATTTGCTTTGAGAAGCGCTAAGATCAATTCTGCGGCATGTTCCGCGGTGATGGAGATTATTGGCATTTTATTGATCAATAAAGACAATTCATCACAGCAGCAGCTAAAAATTACCCATAAAATCACCTTTGCCCACTGCCAACCCATTGTGCCTCAAAATCGCATAGGCGGTAGTCACATGGAAGAAAAATTGCGGCAAGCCATAATTATTTAAGTAGTTGTGTCCGGATAGTTTTTTCTCTTTTGGTGTGCCCGGGCGCAACACGATTTCACGCGTCTCACTGCCTTCAAACTGAGTAGGCACAAGGCTTTCAATAAACTTCAGAGTCTTATTAATTCGAACCTGTAAATCAGAAAAAGTCTGCTCGTTATCTTCATATACCGGTACTTCAACCCCTGCCAGCCGCGCTGATACACTCTTGGCAAAGTCGGTAGCAACTTGCACCTGACGCAGCAAGGAAAACATATCAGGATATAACCGAGCATTCAGCAACACTATCGGTTCAAACTTTTTCTCGGCTGCGTAAGTTTCAGCTTTGGTGAGAATAGCACTCAAACTGTTTAATAGTTGTTTGAAAATGGGTATGGATGTTTTGTACATGTAAGGAATGGTCATAAGTTTTCCCGGTTAATTAATTGAGACGTCAATTTTTGAATATTGAAATGGGGTGCCTAATGGATAAATGCGGATAAGCGCGGTCACTCTCGCGATATATATAGTTAACTAAATTCATTAGCACAGTTTAATCATCCAATCGTAGATCACTACCTACAAAGTCTATCATCTTCCTATTTAGCTGCGTCAATCTTCTGAACCTGATTAATTTTGCCAAAGCAAATTAATAGACAAAACAATGACCATAAAACAAATAATCCAAAATACAATTGGAGCCGCGCCACCCTTGAATTTAAGGCCACCGATTTCGAATTCTATGGGCCCTGTGGATATGCGCAAAATAAGAGTAACGAAAAGTGATCCGAGACCAGCCATAGGCAACCCAACTAAAACCGGGAATTGCTCTTTAACCATGATTTTCCAATAGTCACCAGGTGTATTATGAAAATTGGTCAATTTATACAGCATGAATGCTCCAAAGCAAATCAGGATAATTACAACAACCCAGCTTATAACAGCCCGTAATCGTATACTATGTGATTCATCCGTTGTAACTCCTGCGTCTTTTTGTTCTTCACTCATATCATTATCTCGTCTTTATTCTTTTAACCCCAGCATTAATTTAAACTTCAGGCTAAGACCCAGGTTAAATCTTTTACCGCCATATTTGGTTTACCATCGAGCAATTCTCTATCATAGTCCATCTTCATCTATGACCTTTATTGTTAAAATAATTGATTCAACTAGATTTTTCCAATAGCCTGATTTCATTAAATTTCATATTTATTCTCAGGATGCTGGTTGAGGAGGTACTTTTATCCATTCTCCAGAGCATTGCTTGACATACGGATAATATCCCTCCGGATTACGACAATAATACCAATAATTATTTCTTTGCACAGCAGCTGGCCGAGGTACAGTATTTTGTTGAATATACGTTGGTCTTTGCATTATAGGTGTGGTAACAACGCCAACAGGATAACCTCCTAATGGATAATGACTTTCAAATCGCCGATATGGCCCAAACGCATAGTTATTATAAAACCCACCGCCTCTCCAATTGCTGTAAAAACCAAAGCTATTGAAAGGTGCAAAACCAGCATAACCAAATCCCCAACCAGGCCCCCAGCCCCAACCCCAACTTGGACCAAATCCCCAGCCCAGCCCCAGCCCCAGGCCAAATCCCAAACCAAATCCATCCAGATGATGGTGATGTCCGTGATGATGATCATGGTGGTGGGCAGAATTATCACTGTTTGCATTATTTTGATCCGTCTGCACATTGTTTTGAACATTCACGTTTTGAGTATTTGATCCATCTTGATTTGTTCCATCGGCTTGGGTCGACTGATCTGTTCCGGTTGAATCATTATTTTCAGTGATTTGATTATCTTGAGCCTCAGCATTTGGTGAAGTAACACTATCTTGAACCGATGAATCTGCTCCATTGGATGAAGTACCGGGCGCGGCTAACTCTTCCTGGCCTGATGAAATCTGCTTAGCCTCGGGATTAATTTCACTATTTACGTTCTGAGCAGCTGAATCGGCTTGACTAACACCATCGTTTTGAACGGATGTCCCGGTTTCACTCGATTCATTAGCGGGAGCTGCCACGTTTTCTTGGAAAGATTCAGGTGAAATTTCGTTACTTTGGGCGGTGCCGGCATTTGAATCAGAGTCATTATTAACTCCAAAATCATCCGGTTGATTAAATTCGCCTGTCTGATCAAAATTACTCTCTGAGTTTATATCATCGGCAAAATCGATGTTTTCCTGTTGATCTGAGGCATTATCAGGATAAAATGCATCGTCTTGTCCGAAATCACCCTGATCATAACCCTCTTCGAACCCGCTACTCTGGTCATAATAACCCCCGGAATCAAACCCTCCACCATCATAATTATTGTCATAACCGCCATTATCGTAGCTGTCGTAACCACCTTCGTCATAACCCCCTCCCTCGTAGTAGCCGCCATCAAAACCTCCTCCATCATAGCCGCCGTCAAATCCGCCACCGTCAAATCCGCCACCGTCATAACCTCCACCGTCAAATCCACCCCCATCAAACCCACCCCCGTCAGAGCCTCCGCCGTCTTCGGCTCCTGCGGGATTGAATGCAAAGACGCTGCATAGCGCAATTGCCATGCATGTCATTTTAAATTTTTTCATATAACCCCCGTCCATTGATTTCACAGTTATTGATATATTAAGGGTGAGAGTCTGAATAGATACTGAATAAATAATTAGTTTTTCTACTAGGGTCTGTTGACGTTTTGAGATAAGTATTTAATAGATAGAAACAAACTCGTAATATTGGGGTTCCCATACCACCAACAAAACGAGTTTGCGATGCCCCGATTGATGCTCAGTGATGAGTTCTGGTCGAAGCTGGAGAAGATTCTGCTTCAAGAAGCGATATATAACAAGCGCAATCTGCGCATGACAGTAGAAGGTATGCTGTATCGAATGCGGGTTGGCTGCCCGTGGCGAGACTTGCCTGAGGCATTTGGAAGCTGGAATTCCATCTACAAAAGATTCAATGCGTGGTCATTAAGCAGCAAATGGTTAAGGATTTTCAAGGCGTTGTCTATTGATCCGGATTGTGAATGGGAATTTATTGATGGCAGCTATGTTAAAGCGCACCAGCATAGTGCAGGCGCAGCGGACAAGGAACCACAGGCGATCGGGAAAAGCCGCGCAGGCAATACCACAAAGATTCACCTGGCGGTTGATAGTTATGGTTTACCAGCCGATTTTGAAATCACCGGTGGAGAAGTCAATGACTGTTCTATAGCACCTGATTTGATTGCCAAACTGCCTGACGCGAAAGCGATTGTTGCGGACAAAGGCTATGACAGCGAATGTATACGAGAACAGATAACGAAGAAAGGGGCTCGAGCTGTGATACCGAGAAAGCGCAACTCGTTGAAGGGCAACGCAGATATGGATTGGGGTTTGTATGGATACCGACATTTGGTGGAAAATGCTTTTGCCCGGCTAAAGCAGTATCGGGCAGTAGCGACACGATACGACAAACTGAAGAGAAATTTTGAGAGTATGGTAGCCA encodes:
- a CDS encoding alpha-L-glutamate ligase-like protein, translated to MFLASARKLRSLGIIGMNQRNFGLISRYNPRHLYPLVDDKLKTKLLAQKAGITVPKLLGTVQYQHDVKLLKELLCPHDQFVIKPVKGSGGKGILVIIEHDHNLYFKPSGDSIQLVDIERHVSNILSGLHSLGGKPDTVMIESLIQLDPVFSDYSYEGIPDIRIIVFRGYPIMAMLRLTTHVSDGKANLHQGAVGVGIDVGSGKALHAVQYGNTISHHPDTRKTFSELTVPHWDKLLQLAAACYEMTGLGYLGADLVLDRDRGLMIIELNARPGLAIQVANFAGLAPRVAVIEALKIIDPDPQLRAAFSKIHFAVDADAHPLRHLRTRSDDP
- a CDS encoding diguanylate cyclase — its product is MNTTEHREFRERMRLLLALFAHELPDRMDEIEALWDKLQIEWDIKVLQELHRSVHNLVSNGKTFGYPELSIEARALEQVLKSLMQKDISADTLQASRILQQILELKKIATEKESILTIEVISKAADEHVLVPDIPASNLIFVVEDDFEAAQELALQLRYYGYEVEVYNHLDKFRAAVEQNPHAIILMDIEFPENEMGGIQIMEQIQKGRTQPIRVIFISAHDDMAYRLGAVRAGSVAYFTKPINSNELIDQLDLITASQIQEPFRVLIVDDSPTLLAYHAAILEQAEMHVKTVSEPMQLLEKLNDFNPDIILMDLYMPGCNGLELARIIRQIDGFLSTPIVYLSSENDFNTQPEAMSLSGDDFLVKPIDPAYLISAVTTRVTRSRFLRSLMIHDGLTGLLNHTAIKEELAREVIRSSRLKSSLSFAMVDIDFFKKINDSYGHAAGDRVIKSLARLLKQRLRETDIVGRYGGEEFAIIMNDTDATSAAKVIDEIRNVFSRLLHLSHDEEFSVNFSCGIADLAHFPDAASLSEAADAALYQAKQRGRNKVIVNKND
- a CDS encoding VIT1/CCC1 transporter family protein; translated protein: MSRYKIHRSHRTGWLRAAVLGANDGIVSTASLIIGVASAQAMHADILIAGVAGLVAGAMSMAAGEYVSVSSQSDTEQADLELEKDSLKNDFEFELNELANIYEKRGLESDLALQVAKQLMAHDALGAHARDELGLAENARARPIQAALFSAGAFTLGAVLPLLVAWNMPGTQLIPIVAVSSLAFLAILGSLAAHAGGAAMSVGAIRVTFWGALAMGLTATVGRLLGVTV
- a CDS encoding DUF1993 domain-containing protein encodes the protein MTIPYMYKTSIPIFKQLLNSLSAILTKAETYAAEKKFEPIVLLNARLYPDMFSLLRQVQVATDFAKSVSARLAGVEVPVYEDNEQTFSDLQVRINKTLKFIESLVPTQFEGSETREIVLRPGTPKEKKLSGHNYLNNYGLPQFFFHVTTAYAILRHNGLAVGKGDFMGNF
- a CDS encoding IS5 family transposase; the protein is MPRLMLSDEFWSKLEKILLQEAIYNKRNLRMTVEGMLYRMRVGCPWRDLPEAFGSWNSIYKRFNAWSLSSKWLRIFKALSIDPDCEWEFIDGSYVKAHQHSAGAADKEPQAIGKSRAGNTTKIHLAVDSYGLPADFEITGGEVNDCSIAPDLIAKLPDAKAIVADKGYDSECIREQITKKGARAVIPRKRNSLKGNADMDWGLYGYRHLVENAFARLKQYRAVATRYDKLKRNFESMVAMACGYLWLPM